From a region of the Mercurialis annua linkage group LG1-X, ddMerAnnu1.2, whole genome shotgun sequence genome:
- the LOC126666190 gene encoding uncharacterized protein LOC126666190 isoform X1: protein MEGKKQQQQQLGSSSSFTSELFGSRDCSSSSSYSSGIFGSIFAPPSKVLGRGSLRSDGIGKKHDSANELWNTKLGPQAESIRTNEGEGQNVQGRDTNSFYQDQKMQPCHLSSSIYYGGQDIYHPRSSQSSSHPVQLKKDGTEDDSGSASRGNWWQGSLYY, encoded by the exons ATGGAAGGAAAGAAGCAGCAACAGCAGCAATTGGGTTCGTCTTCTTCGTTTACTTCGGAACTGTTTGGTTCTCGAGAttgttcttcgtcttcttcGTATTCTTCTGGGATTTTCGGGTCTATTTTTGCACCGCCTTCTAAG GTGTTGGGGAGAGGTTCACTGCGATCCGACGGTATTGGGAAGAAGCATGATTCTGCTAATGAGCTTTGGAACACCAAACTTGGACCTCaag CTGAAAGTATAAGAACCAACGAGGGTGAAGGTCAGAATGTTCAAGGTAGAGATACAAATTCCTTTTATCAGGATCAAAAAATGCAACCATGCCATCTCAGCTCATCGATCTATTATGGTGGTCAAGACATTTATCACCCCAGAAGTAGCCAGAGTTCTAGTCACCCGGTG CAGTTGAAGAAAGATGGGACAGAAGATGATTCTGGAAGTGCTTCAAGAGGAAACTGGTGGCAGG GATCTCTTTATTATTAA
- the LOC126666190 gene encoding uncharacterized protein LOC126666190 isoform X2 — protein MEGKKQQQQQLGSSSSFTSELFGSRDCSSSSSYSSGIFGSIFAPPSKVLGRGSLRSDGIGKKHDSANELWNTKLGPQAESIRTNEGEGQNVQGRDTNSFYQDQKMQPCHLSSSIYYGGQDIYHPRSSQSSSHPVLKKDGTEDDSGSASRGNWWQGSLYY, from the exons ATGGAAGGAAAGAAGCAGCAACAGCAGCAATTGGGTTCGTCTTCTTCGTTTACTTCGGAACTGTTTGGTTCTCGAGAttgttcttcgtcttcttcGTATTCTTCTGGGATTTTCGGGTCTATTTTTGCACCGCCTTCTAAG GTGTTGGGGAGAGGTTCACTGCGATCCGACGGTATTGGGAAGAAGCATGATTCTGCTAATGAGCTTTGGAACACCAAACTTGGACCTCaag CTGAAAGTATAAGAACCAACGAGGGTGAAGGTCAGAATGTTCAAGGTAGAGATACAAATTCCTTTTATCAGGATCAAAAAATGCAACCATGCCATCTCAGCTCATCGATCTATTATGGTGGTCAAGACATTTATCACCCCAGAAGTAGCCAGAGTTCTAGTCACCCGGTG TTGAAGAAAGATGGGACAGAAGATGATTCTGGAAGTGCTTCAAGAGGAAACTGGTGGCAGG GATCTCTTTATTATTAA